Proteins encoded together in one Tenuifilum sp. 4138str window:
- a CDS encoding helix-turn-helix domain-containing protein — protein sequence MSRDLIIILSSIGVINSLILSIFVFFFPIGNRTSNRILAFLILLLSLKIGKSVLIYVYNIPIDIVVIGILAFYCIGPCVYVFIQSYKPDFTARKLAFSLLHFVFPVVNVAFILRYFFRTQSILWDYSFIFLLVFYLIYWVLSFRIYNYLVKSTSLKNNDIDKLVIKSVLIGTFVVWLSYLLYSIFSENLHNLLGPTVYSLVLYFSIFFIYRYSLFYRQSKKIEKYSDQSLSVEERDMYLKKILEKFENEKLYLSPDLTLTQLSSVLSIRYQTLSRIINEHYKMNFSEFLNSYRINHCCNLMRLDKYSDEKIAALAFESGFNSISAFNAAFKKFTKHSPSEYRKIISKKSS from the coding sequence ATGAGTAGAGATTTGATTATTATACTTAGTAGTATAGGCGTTATTAATAGTTTAATACTTTCAATATTTGTATTTTTTTTCCCTATAGGAAATAGAACTTCTAATAGAATTCTGGCATTTTTAATTTTACTACTTTCCTTAAAAATAGGCAAATCTGTTCTCATTTATGTATACAATATACCCATTGATATTGTTGTTATAGGTATTCTTGCGTTTTATTGCATTGGACCTTGTGTTTACGTTTTTATTCAATCCTACAAACCTGATTTTACAGCAAGAAAGTTGGCTTTTAGTCTTCTTCACTTTGTTTTTCCTGTTGTTAATGTAGCTTTTATTCTTAGATATTTTTTCCGTACCCAAAGTATTCTTTGGGACTATTCTTTTATCTTCCTATTGGTTTTTTATCTAATTTATTGGGTTCTAAGTTTCAGGATTTATAATTACTTAGTTAAATCAACAAGCCTTAAAAATAATGACATTGATAAACTAGTAATTAAAAGTGTTTTAATTGGTACATTTGTAGTGTGGTTATCGTATTTGCTTTATTCAATTTTTAGTGAAAATCTACATAATTTACTTGGACCAACAGTATATTCCTTAGTTTTGTACTTCAGTATTTTCTTTATATACAGGTACTCTTTATTCTATAGACAATCAAAAAAGATTGAAAAATACTCTGATCAGAGTTTGAGTGTAGAGGAAAGGGATATGTACCTTAAAAAAATTTTAGAAAAATTTGAGAATGAGAAACTTTACTTGTCCCCAGATTTAACGCTTACGCAACTCTCAAGTGTGCTAAGTATTAGATATCAAACGCTTTCAAGGATCATCAATGAGCACTATAAAATGAACTTTTCAGAGTTCTTGAATTCTTATAGGATTAATCATTGTTGTAACTTGATGAGGTTAGATAAATATAGTGATGAAAAAATTGCGGCTCTTGCTTTTGAATCAGGATTTAATAGTATTTCTGCATTTAATGCAGCGTTTAAGAAGTTTACCAAACATTCACCGAGCGAGTATAGAAAAATTATTTCTAAAAAGAGTTCCTAA
- a CDS encoding acyltransferase family protein, producing MANIEVKTRQFDIDWLRIILILSVFFYHIGMVFVPWAWHIKNQETLNWLIQPMHFLHLWRMPLLFLISGVATYYAIGSRNSFDYIKERSLRLLLPLVVGMFLLVPVQVYIERINSYNSLLDFYKDMFNGIYPQGNLSWHHLWFIAYLFIISLVFSILINYFKSDKFLKLKSKSECFFNNFYRINLLIIPTLIIHPILLKYYPNQTNDIINDWAWLVFYFTFFILGFAIISSNIVRNNISRERRKFLIQAIFLTVIVFSIIIIIKNGSSDNLYLLRLINSYADILLIWACSMVAIGYSSQYLNLDTKFRKYATEAIYPFYLLHQPVIVIVAYLVISLNIGVALKSVLITIISLFSCVALYHLIIKRINVLRVIFGLKKLKK from the coding sequence ATGGCAAATATTGAAGTAAAAACAAGACAGTTTGATATTGATTGGTTAAGAATAATACTCATTTTAAGTGTATTCTTTTACCACATTGGGATGGTCTTCGTACCTTGGGCATGGCACATTAAAAATCAGGAAACATTGAATTGGTTAATTCAACCTATGCATTTTCTTCATCTATGGAGAATGCCATTACTTTTTTTAATCTCGGGAGTTGCTACTTATTATGCTATAGGCTCCAGGAATTCATTTGATTATATAAAAGAACGAAGTTTAAGGTTGCTGCTACCTTTAGTTGTTGGTATGTTTTTACTTGTACCAGTTCAAGTGTATATCGAAAGAATTAACAGTTACAACAGTCTATTGGATTTCTATAAGGATATGTTTAACGGAATTTATCCTCAGGGTAATTTATCTTGGCATCATTTATGGTTTATTGCTTATTTATTCATAATTAGTTTAGTTTTTAGTATTCTCATCAATTACTTTAAAAGTGACAAGTTTCTTAAGTTGAAGTCTAAGAGTGAGTGTTTCTTTAATAACTTTTATAGAATCAATTTATTAATCATCCCTACACTAATTATTCATCCTATTTTACTAAAATATTATCCAAATCAAACAAATGACATTATTAACGATTGGGCTTGGCTCGTCTTTTACTTTACTTTTTTCATTTTAGGTTTCGCAATAATATCAAGCAATATTGTTAGAAATAATATAAGTAGAGAAAGAAGAAAGTTCCTTATTCAAGCCATTTTTTTAACGGTAATCGTTTTTTCAATCATAATAATTATTAAAAATGGATCTTCTGACAACTTATATCTTTTAAGATTAATAAATAGTTATGCTGATATTTTATTGATTTGGGCTTGTAGTATGGTTGCAATAGGTTACTCATCGCAATACTTAAATCTCGATACTAAATTTCGAAAATATGCAACAGAAGCTATTTATCCATTCTATCTACTGCACCAACCAGTTATAGTAATTGTTGCATACCTCGTAATATCATTGAATATTGGTGTTGCACTTAAATCAGTTTTAATCACAATAATATCGTTATTTTCTTGTGTGGCATTATATCATCTTATAATTAAACGTATAAACGTTCTAAGAGTAATATTTGGTCTAAAAAAGTTAAAGAAATAA
- a CDS encoding CPBP family intramembrane glutamic endopeptidase, whose translation MKKVSGTTLFLILTFVISFSLVGLYKLFGGQYDYKISGIVLAVTYMFIPMICVILVKKVIKNERIWSNLFISFKINKWFFIAWLLAPIFSFMSLGVSLLFFDVSYSPEMAGMIKRFENVLKPEQIEQMKYSIETLPIHPIWLSVIQGLIAGTTVNAVTGFGEELGWRGFLLKAFSDMKFLKASILIGFIWGIWHSPLILMGHNYPQHPKIGVFMMTLWCILLTPIFLYITIKSKSVIAAAIMHGALNATAVIAVMVIDGGNDLTVGMTGLSGLISLLLVLLGLIIYDNNISKEKIMTNKVNKYL comes from the coding sequence GTGAAAAAAGTTAGCGGTACAACATTATTTCTTATACTCACATTTGTAATTAGTTTCTCATTGGTTGGACTATACAAATTGTTCGGGGGTCAGTATGATTATAAAATTAGTGGGATTGTTTTAGCGGTTACATATATGTTTATACCTATGATTTGTGTAATTCTTGTTAAAAAGGTAATAAAAAATGAAAGAATTTGGTCAAATCTGTTTATTTCTTTTAAAATCAATAAGTGGTTTTTCATTGCATGGTTATTAGCACCTATCTTTAGTTTTATGTCACTCGGAGTGAGTCTGTTATTCTTCGATGTTTCATATAGCCCAGAGATGGCTGGGATGATAAAACGTTTTGAAAATGTTTTAAAACCTGAACAGATAGAACAAATGAAATACTCAATAGAAACACTTCCAATTCACCCTATATGGTTGTCGGTTATTCAAGGATTAATTGCAGGAACGACAGTAAATGCAGTTACTGGGTTTGGTGAAGAACTAGGTTGGCGTGGCTTTTTACTAAAAGCATTTAGCGATATGAAATTTTTAAAAGCATCAATCCTTATTGGCTTTATATGGGGTATTTGGCATTCACCTTTAATCCTAATGGGGCACAACTATCCTCAACATCCAAAAATCGGAGTCTTTATGATGACCTTGTGGTGTATCCTGCTTACCCCAATATTCCTCTATATTACAATTAAATCAAAATCGGTAATCGCTGCTGCAATAATGCACGGAGCACTCAATGCGACAGCAGTAATAGCTGTTATGGTAATTGATGGTGGCAACGACTTGACCGTTGGAATGACTGGTTTATCAGGATTAATATCCTTGTTGTTGGTATTGTTAGGCCTTATTATTTATGACAATAACATAAGCAAGGAAAAAATTATGACAAACAAGGTAAACAAATATTTGTAG
- a CDS encoding TolB family protein, protein MKRIVFVIPIILFIGNLHSQSQNIETKVSASKRSPELFLPGIVSTGLNEFGCTLTPTQDELYYCIRHRSDLFVILTSIFSNGSWSNPKVANFSGFYNDADPFISEDGKYLYFCSDRPINDEDTLRDWNIWRLERVGKSWGNIKLLEFNTPNKNEMYPTVSLNGNVYFHSDLLSPNKFVDFNRTDLYYSINNNGNYSGYEKLPICSNDFPEWDPFISPNEDYLIFTTTIPGGFGGGDMYISFRSINGNWSKPLNMGSEVNSNGMDYCPNLTPDKKHIIFSSYRYNLDFTETPLSYEKIIEILNRPQNGNGDVYTIDSSLIIKLKQ, encoded by the coding sequence ATGAAAAGAATTGTTTTTGTTATCCCAATAATTTTATTTATTGGAAATTTACATTCCCAGTCACAAAATATTGAAACTAAAGTTTCGGCTTCAAAACGGTCGCCTGAACTTTTTTTACCAGGAATTGTGTCGACTGGTTTAAATGAATTTGGATGTACATTAACTCCTACGCAAGACGAACTGTACTATTGTATTAGACATAGATCTGATTTGTTTGTTATACTAACAAGTATTTTTTCAAATGGATCTTGGTCAAATCCTAAGGTAGCAAATTTTTCAGGCTTTTATAACGATGCCGATCCATTTATTAGTGAAGATGGTAAGTATCTTTATTTCTGTTCAGATAGGCCAATAAATGATGAGGATACATTAAGAGACTGGAATATCTGGAGGCTTGAAAGGGTTGGTAAAAGCTGGGGTAATATTAAATTATTAGAGTTTAATACCCCAAACAAAAATGAAATGTATCCAACCGTTTCGTTAAATGGTAATGTATATTTCCATTCAGATTTATTAAGTCCTAATAAATTCGTTGATTTTAATAGAACAGATTTGTACTATTCTATTAATAATAATGGGAACTACTCTGGTTACGAGAAGTTGCCAATATGTTCAAATGATTTTCCTGAATGGGATCCTTTCATCTCGCCAAATGAGGACTACTTGATTTTCACAACAACAATACCTGGAGGTTTTGGAGGAGGAGATATGTACATCAGCTTTAGGTCAATTAATGGGAACTGGAGTAAGCCATTGAATATGGGAAGTGAGGTAAACTCAAACGGAATGGATTATTGTCCAAATCTAACCCCAGATAAAAAGCACATTATATTCTCAAGTTATAGATATAACCTAGACTTTACGGAGACACCCTTATCTTATGAGAAAATAATTGAAATACTTAATCGCCCACAAAACGGAAATGGAGATGTATATACTATAGATAGTAGTTTAATAATTAAATTAAAGCAATAA
- a CDS encoding VOC family protein yields MYVKSIIPEFVTKDIDKTIEFYNGILKLNIISKYPKEKPVWVKFGVRDSFIMFETNESIGMVIPELKEKTIDGSFNIYIEVENIEGMYAEIKDSVNVIVPLIDSPFKQFAIKDVNGYILLIGQHN; encoded by the coding sequence ATGTACGTTAAAAGTATTATCCCAGAGTTTGTTACAAAAGATATTGATAAAACTATAGAGTTTTACAATGGTATTTTGAAGTTGAACATTATATCAAAATACCCGAAGGAGAAACCTGTTTGGGTGAAGTTTGGTGTAAGAGATAGTTTTATAATGTTTGAAACAAACGAAAGCATCGGGATGGTTATACCTGAGCTTAAAGAGAAAACTATCGATGGCTCCTTCAATATTTACATTGAAGTTGAAAATATTGAGGGAATGTATGCCGAAATTAAAGATTCGGTTAATGTAATTGTTCCCTTGATTGATTCACCATTTAAGCAGTTTGCCATTAAAGACGTAAATGGGTATATCTTGCTGATAGGACAACATAATTAA
- a CDS encoding nuclear transport factor 2 family protein — protein sequence MKTQILIMSILITPLFSFSQQDDVEKIKDVIVQSYIEGIFLKGDASLVSKGWHPECDIVIFKNGTLTKLPAKYWVEKFEKKPGPLDPNVTFKFTEVKVTGYAAVAIIEVYTSGTHLYTDYICMYKFEEGWRIATKIFYKHS from the coding sequence ATGAAAACACAAATTCTAATAATGAGTATTTTGATTACTCCATTATTCTCTTTTTCACAACAAGATGATGTTGAAAAAATTAAAGATGTAATTGTTCAATCCTATATTGAGGGAATATTTCTTAAAGGAGATGCATCATTAGTTAGTAAAGGATGGCATCCTGAATGCGACATTGTTATTTTTAAAAATGGAACATTAACAAAGCTTCCTGCCAAATATTGGGTTGAGAAATTTGAAAAAAAACCAGGACCTTTAGATCCTAATGTGACTTTCAAATTTACTGAGGTAAAAGTAACTGGATACGCTGCAGTTGCAATTATTGAAGTATATACTTCTGGAACGCATTTATACACTGATTATATATGTATGTATAAGTTTGAGGAAGGGTGGAGGATTGCTACTAAGATATTTTATAAACATTCATAA
- a CDS encoding TonB-dependent receptor → MSCLAQNPTQTIRGVVYDVITKKPLPGANIILIDKNRGVTSDLDGRFLLEKVEVGRYNLQVSFMGYEPLIIPELLVGSGREVVLDLGLEQSVSELEGIVVKATIRKDKPINSMATVSARTFSVEEARRYAGALDDPGRMAGNFAGVTPVAAHQNAIVVRGNAPKGLLWRLEGVDIPVPSHFSGSNIAGGGGLTMFSSQLLANSDFYTGAFPAEFGNASAGVFDMKLRNGNSQRHEYAFQVGVQGIEAAAEGPFKKNQGSSFLINYRYSTMALIFPLLPEVKGANELPIYQDLSFKIHLPTAKAGQFSIWGIGGLSESSMKGYNEVDEWIYPENRVKMKFNYNMGVAGITHTQGLTTKAHLRTTLALNSGQHKYKEESRLFEETPSVLHPLFYVESTEGMVTINSTLSIASSSRLSFKTGFDANLHFYSLNGDSRDFQTGDYGNFLSGDGACTVVKAFAQAKYSVTQNFYFNAGANVSWFELNNVLRVEPRLSASWQANPKNRLSVGYGNHSQIEPLFVYFVTKTNSQTGESYFPNMKLKRMGAHHFVLGYDFSPVQHLRIKVEPYYQYLYNVPVVVGEMYSMINFMSDWTFDKSLANEGEGQNIGIDVTLERFLKDRCYYLITSSLYKSEYTDGNGVKRKSRYSGGYVINLVGGKEWTIGGKNLLGINFKVAFFGPYWHQPVDIEETQLRGDIVYNEQMPFIYRHSTLETISDLTITYRINHMEASSVFALQVKNIIGKQYLGKKYNLQTQEVEDDFFTSPVPFVSYKIEF, encoded by the coding sequence ATGTCATGTCTAGCGCAAAATCCAACCCAAACAATACGTGGGGTAGTTTACGATGTAATTACCAAAAAACCACTTCCTGGTGCAAATATTATTCTTATTGATAAAAACAGAGGGGTTACTTCCGATTTGGATGGCAGATTTCTACTAGAAAAGGTTGAGGTGGGTCGATATAACCTACAAGTTAGCTTTATGGGGTATGAACCTTTGATAATTCCTGAACTCCTGGTTGGATCGGGAAGAGAGGTTGTGCTTGATTTAGGCTTGGAGCAATCCGTATCGGAACTTGAGGGCATAGTGGTAAAGGCAACCATCCGTAAGGATAAGCCCATAAACAGCATGGCAACCGTAAGCGCCCGCACATTCTCGGTTGAGGAGGCAAGGCGATACGCAGGTGCGCTCGATGATCCGGGTAGAATGGCCGGTAACTTCGCTGGGGTTACTCCTGTTGCCGCTCACCAAAATGCCATTGTGGTTAGAGGCAATGCACCAAAGGGATTGCTTTGGAGGTTGGAAGGGGTCGATATTCCTGTGCCAAGCCATTTCTCGGGCTCAAATATTGCGGGTGGCGGTGGATTAACAATGTTTAGTAGCCAGCTGCTGGCCAACTCCGATTTCTATACGGGCGCTTTCCCCGCCGAGTTCGGAAACGCCTCAGCAGGTGTTTTCGATATGAAGTTGCGTAATGGCAATAGCCAAAGGCACGAGTACGCTTTCCAAGTTGGTGTTCAGGGAATTGAAGCCGCAGCCGAGGGGCCATTTAAAAAGAATCAAGGCAGTTCATTCCTCATCAACTATCGCTACTCAACAATGGCTCTAATCTTCCCACTTCTGCCTGAGGTGAAGGGGGCCAACGAACTACCAATTTATCAGGATCTATCATTTAAAATTCATTTGCCAACGGCAAAGGCTGGGCAGTTTTCAATATGGGGAATAGGAGGGTTAAGCGAAAGTAGTATGAAAGGCTACAACGAGGTTGATGAATGGATATACCCCGAAAACAGGGTGAAAATGAAGTTCAACTACAATATGGGAGTTGCAGGGATTACCCACACCCAAGGCCTTACCACAAAGGCACATCTAAGAACAACCCTCGCCCTAAATTCAGGGCAACATAAGTACAAAGAGGAGTCTAGATTATTTGAAGAAACACCATCGGTTTTGCATCCCCTGTTTTATGTTGAGAGTACAGAGGGAATGGTAACAATAAACTCAACACTATCCATTGCATCATCATCTCGTTTAAGTTTTAAAACTGGTTTTGATGCCAACCTGCATTTCTATTCGTTAAATGGCGATTCAAGAGATTTCCAAACTGGCGATTACGGAAACTTTTTGAGTGGTGATGGAGCCTGTACCGTTGTAAAGGCATTTGCTCAGGCAAAGTATTCAGTAACTCAAAACTTCTACTTCAACGCCGGGGCAAACGTGTCGTGGTTTGAACTGAATAATGTACTACGGGTTGAACCACGCCTGTCGGCCAGTTGGCAGGCAAACCCTAAAAATCGGCTATCTGTAGGATACGGTAACCATAGTCAGATAGAGCCGCTATTCGTTTACTTTGTAACTAAAACCAATTCCCAAACAGGAGAATCGTACTTCCCCAATATGAAACTGAAGAGAATGGGGGCGCACCACTTTGTGCTGGGTTACGATTTCTCGCCAGTTCAACATCTTCGCATTAAGGTCGAGCCATACTACCAATACCTTTATAATGTTCCGGTTGTTGTTGGGGAAATGTACTCGATGATAAACTTCATGAGCGACTGGACGTTCGATAAATCGTTAGCAAATGAAGGGGAAGGCCAAAATATTGGGATTGATGTAACTCTAGAACGTTTCCTAAAAGATAGATGCTATTACCTTATCACTTCTTCGTTATATAAGTCGGAATACACAGATGGTAACGGCGTCAAACGTAAATCAAGATATAGCGGTGGCTATGTAATAAATCTGGTTGGAGGGAAAGAATGGACAATAGGGGGAAAAAATCTGCTAGGGATAAATTTCAAAGTAGCTTTTTTTGGTCCCTACTGGCACCAACCTGTTGATATTGAAGAAACCCAGTTAAGGGGCGATATTGTTTACAACGAGCAAATGCCATTCATTTATCGGCATTCAACACTCGAAACCATATCCGATTTAACGATAACTTACCGTATCAATCACATGGAAGCATCCTCGGTATTTGCCTTACAGGTAAAGAATATAATTGGCAAGCAGTACTTGGGAAAGAAGTACAATCTGCAAACCCAAGAGGTAGAGGACGATTTTTTTACTAGTCCAGTGCCTTTTGTTAGCTACAAAATAGAGTTTTAA
- a CDS encoding serine hydrolase domain-containing protein produces MSKVQNILIFIFLILLDFGNIAKGIASPRENSETEFFVQLNKEIPSLMSLYKIPGAIVAVIKNGKVAFTNAYGYANVETGRRMSTSDICRVESISKSVTAWGVMKLVEQGKIDLDTPVVEYLKTWEFPKSNFSTTRITTRHLLNHTSGLSLGTIGVRYVPTEQMPSLKESLTQNALSNCEPGLRFEYSNVGYHLLELLIEEVTGMSFSQYMEQEVLLPLGMKHSSFEWRSSFANSIPNGYDFLSNPIVPYVYPEKASGGLFSTVDDIAKFVCAGMMNSENIGNVLNQKSILQLHASSVNRLGFYGLAFDSYGFGHFLEDLPNGKLAVAHGGQGTGWMTHFHAIPETGDAIVILTNSQRSWPFFAKVLTRWVQYAGYERVGMSIIYTSEKILWVALGLLILLILWLAIQVGFGISQSFRNFAPFSKREYKNRIVLTLLLLLISTIYIWAVSQDYIFFTSIFPRIASLLVYVTPALALSLLILVLFPKTTR; encoded by the coding sequence ATGAGTAAAGTTCAAAACATACTAATATTCATCTTCTTAATCCTACTGGACTTTGGAAATATTGCCAAAGGAATAGCAAGCCCCAGAGAGAATTCTGAAACCGAATTTTTTGTACAGCTTAACAAGGAAATCCCTTCTCTTATGTCGTTGTACAAGATCCCGGGCGCAATTGTTGCGGTTATTAAGAATGGGAAAGTGGCATTTACAAACGCCTATGGGTATGCCAATGTTGAAACAGGCCGAAGAATGTCAACATCTGATATTTGTCGTGTTGAATCCATATCAAAATCGGTAACGGCGTGGGGTGTAATGAAGCTGGTTGAGCAGGGTAAAATTGATCTCGACACACCAGTTGTAGAATATTTAAAGACTTGGGAATTCCCAAAATCGAACTTTTCCACAACCAGAATAACGACTCGACATTTACTTAACCATACTTCGGGTTTGTCCTTGGGTACAATTGGTGTGCGATACGTCCCAACAGAGCAAATGCCATCGCTAAAGGAAAGCCTAACCCAGAATGCTCTGTCAAATTGCGAACCTGGTTTACGATTTGAATACTCTAACGTGGGGTACCATCTCCTTGAGTTGCTAATTGAAGAGGTAACAGGTATGAGTTTCTCCCAATATATGGAGCAAGAGGTTTTGCTTCCCCTGGGAATGAAGCACTCCAGCTTCGAATGGCGTAGCAGTTTTGCCAACAGTATTCCCAACGGATACGATTTTCTGAGCAATCCAATTGTTCCCTATGTTTACCCCGAGAAGGCCTCGGGTGGGCTATTTTCCACCGTTGACGATATTGCCAAATTTGTTTGTGCTGGAATGATGAATTCTGAAAATATTGGCAATGTGCTAAACCAAAAAAGCATCCTTCAGCTCCACGCATCCTCGGTAAATAGGCTTGGTTTCTATGGACTTGCATTCGATTCCTACGGATTTGGTCATTTTTTAGAGGACTTACCCAATGGAAAGCTGGCGGTTGCACACGGCGGGCAGGGAACGGGGTGGATGACCCACTTCCACGCTATTCCCGAAACAGGCGATGCTATTGTAATTCTTACCAATAGCCAGCGAAGCTGGCCATTCTTTGCAAAAGTGCTAACCCGCTGGGTGCAATACGCAGGATATGAGCGAGTTGGGATGAGCATAATTTACACCAGCGAAAAGATTCTTTGGGTAGCGTTAGGCCTTCTAATCCTACTAATCTTATGGCTGGCAATACAAGTTGGATTTGGCATTAGCCAATCTTTCCGAAACTTCGCTCCGTTTTCGAAAAGAGAATACAAAAACCGAATTGTGCTCACCTTACTTTTGTTACTTATTTCTACAATTTATATCTGGGCGGTGAGTCAGGATTACATTTTCTTTACATCAATTTTCCCAAGAATTGCCAGCTTGCTGGTGTATGTTACCCCTGCACTAGCATTAAGCTTACTAATACTTGTACTATTCCCAAAAACCACTAGATAA
- a CDS encoding YybH family protein: MTEFNEMVTDVTKTIITMEVNALERWNNGDPSGFIEISDEDVVYFDPMSEKRIDGLENLTELYENIRGKVFVEKYKMINPKVQWLDRMAVLTYNLESCIEEKVVRWNCTEVYQLQDDNNWKIIQTHWSLTKAVEAL, translated from the coding sequence GTGACTGAATTTAACGAAATGGTTACCGATGTAACAAAAACAATAATTACGATGGAGGTAAACGCCCTTGAACGATGGAACAATGGCGATCCCAGCGGGTTCATCGAAATATCCGATGAAGACGTTGTTTACTTCGACCCTATGTCAGAGAAGCGAATTGACGGGTTGGAAAACCTAACGGAACTGTACGAAAATATCCGAGGAAAGGTATTTGTTGAAAAGTACAAAATGATAAATCCCAAAGTGCAATGGCTCGATAGGATGGCCGTATTAACCTACAATTTAGAATCATGCATAGAGGAAAAGGTTGTAAGGTGGAACTGCACCGAGGTTTATCAACTTCAAGATGATAATAATTGGAAGATTATTCAAACCCATTGGTCGTTGACAAAAGCTGTTGAAGCGCTATAA
- a CDS encoding GyrI-like domain-containing protein, which produces MKTFQIIIIVVAAIVAFVLGFAAYWGVFRSIQFSVVEQGGETLVYEEMTGDYRQSGVVMDRVYYSLLNDYKIETFKGFGIYYDNPQKVETSKLRSELGCILEESDIHRVSELEGNFKIKTCPKGKYIVAEFPYRGKLSVIFGIMKVYPALNKYVKENGFDEEGAIMEIYDIPKKKIEYRKAIL; this is translated from the coding sequence ATGAAAACTTTTCAAATCATCATCATTGTTGTTGCAGCAATAGTTGCATTTGTTTTAGGCTTTGCAGCCTACTGGGGTGTATTTAGGAGCATCCAATTTAGTGTGGTTGAACAGGGTGGCGAAACCCTTGTATACGAAGAGATGACGGGCGATTACCGCCAAAGCGGTGTGGTTATGGATAGGGTTTACTACTCTCTGCTTAACGATTACAAAATCGAAACCTTCAAGGGTTTTGGAATCTATTACGATAATCCGCAAAAAGTTGAAACCAGCAAGTTGCGCTCCGAGTTAGGTTGTATCTTGGAAGAATCTGACATTCACAGGGTAAGCGAACTAGAGGGCAACTTCAAAATCAAAACCTGCCCCAAAGGCAAGTACATTGTGGCAGAGTTCCCCTACAGGGGAAAGCTATCGGTAATATTTGGCATTATGAAGGTTTACCCTGCATTGAACAAATACGTTAAGGAGAATGGATTCGATGAAGAAGGAGCAATTATGGAAATTTATGATATACCAAAAAAGAAAATTGAATATAGAAAAGCAATTTTGTAA